The sequence GTAGAAAGGCAAACCACAAGAGATCATTAATTCGTCCCCAAGGCCGGGCGGCGATCTTGAGTCCGTGGCACCAGCGAGTTTTGACACACTGTTCCGCAGTGACGTTTCCTCCAAGCGAGGAAAATGAGCCACTGAAAAAGGGTGGAAGGAACgcgaaaatgacaagaaaaaatagcTCTTAATTTTGGACTTCATGCTCCACTCACACTTTGGCTGCGTGACGAAAAGTGTGCGATTTTTGCACATTTTCGTCTTGTCTTGTTgccccctttcgctctctctctctctttaatctccaatctattctctccctctctttcttttttcatgttttcttattctatttatatgtggcCTGCCTCGCGCTCTCTccactctgtctccctccctcattactttatctctttccctcccccttatctcaggctctctcaccctcccccctttctgtctCACCCGCCCtacctcactctcccttccttcaccctctgtctgtctgtctctgtctgtctgtttgtctgtgtctgtctgtctgactgtgtctgtctgtctctgtctgtgtctctgtctgtctctttctctctcagcgaGAGGAGATACTGAAGCATCGAAATTTCTCAGCTTTCCGGTCCATATCTTCTAAAGGTCCCGTGAGTTACGACAATACTCATCAtccgttttattattttccccctttttctccacctTCCTATTCCACGTAGTCTCGCCGCTGAATTGTGTAGCATCATGTGTTTTCTTTGGATAATTTTTCTCCCGGCCATTTCCCAGTTATAAGAGCAATTCCCTCCGtgtctttctattatcattttatttcatgccACGAACaatgcattaaaaaaagaaaaaaaacaaacaaaaataccctttttctttcaaaattatcGTTCATACTTTTACCCCTGGTTGTCGAGATATTTCGGATAGTCTGTGATATTTCCatttaattattctattttctctctctgcgcTTCAACAATACATTTTCGCCTAATCCAGCTTCGGCTCTATTATGCCCAgttattttccctcctttctgaaagtacaaacataaacacatacacaaaaatgttTATTCAGTGACAAACATCTATTATTCATAACGTGAGCCTGCTTTCGTAATATTCTCTTACATCCAAACTTCACAGAAATTCTATTTTATAAACTACAGCTTAAGGTTTACAGCATTATTCCGTTGATTTCATGAAATAATTCTATGAAAGTTTTAGTTTCTGAGTAACGACTGCAGAGGGAAGATTTACGCACGTCGGAACTACAGTTATTACTTAGCTCCTACTAAACCTGAGGTACGTGGGGCCtactttcgtgcgtgcgtgcgcttgtgtgagtgagtgagtgagtgagtgagtgagtgagtgagagtgggagtgagagtgagagtgagagagagagagagagagagagagagagagattgaaagagagagagagatagagatagagatagagagagagagagagagagaaagagatagagatagagatagagatagagatagagagagagagagagagagagagagagagagagagagagagtgtgtgtgtgtgtgtgtgtgtgtgtgtgtgtgtgtgtgtgtgtgtgtgtgtgtgtgtgtgtggatgtgtgtgtgtgtgtgagtgtgtgtgtgtgtgtgtgtgtgtgtgtgtgtgtgtgtgtgtgcgtgtgtgtgtgcgtgtgtgtgtgtgtgtgtgcgtgtgcgtgtgcgtgtgtgcgagcgtgtgcgtgtattCCAATTAGTCGTCCACACTATCCAAGAAATTCATTCCGGACGCTAAAAATACAGCGCATGGTTTAATCAGAAGGTTCCTTCACGCaccgggaagggaaaaggatCCCTTCTCCGAGAGCAATATTACAGGCACGACCGCGATGCAGATCCATTTTCTTTATATCCTGCGGCATGCTTTAATATCCTTGTTGTAATGTTCCCCTGCGAGTCGGGGCGCGCGGGCCACGTCAGGAGGGCCACGCCGAGAGGGCCACGTCAGGAGGGCCACGCCGAGAGGGCCACGTCAGGAGGGCCACGCCGACAGGGCCACGTCAGGAGGGCCACGCCGACAGGGCCACGTCAGGAGGGCCATGCCGAGAGGGTCACGTCAGGAGGGCCACGCCGAGAGGGTCAAGTCGGGAGGGTTACGTCAGGAGGGCCATGCCGAGAGGGTCATGTCAGGAGGGCCACGCCGAGAGGGTCAAGTCAGGAGGGCCACGTCGAGAGGGTCATGTCGGGAGGGCCACGTCGAGAGGGTCATGTCGGGAAGGTCACGCCGTGAGAGACATGTCGGGTGGCTCATGTTGGGAGGGCCACGCCAGGAGTGCCTCGTCGAGAGGGCCATGTCGGGAGGGCCACCGCTGAGCCTACCTGAGGGCTGTTTCGCGGCAGCGGTTGTTACAAATGAGTGACAAAAACAGCTTGATTAATAGGTCACCTTTATCATGATAACCTAATTCATCAAATAAATGAAAGTttaccatccttctctctctctctctctctctctctctctctctctctctctctctctctctctctctctctctctctctctctctctctctctctctctctcatatatatatatatatatatatatatatatatatatatatatatatatatatatatatatatataataatctttatctctctccctctttatctctctctctctctctctctctctctctctctctctctctctctctctctctctctctcctctctctctctctctctctctctctctctctcatatatatatatatatatatatatatatatatatatatatatatatatatatatatgtaatctttatctctctccctctttatctctctccctctttatctctctctctctctctctctctctctctctctctctctctctctctctctctcgctctctgtctttatttatttccgtctgtctttatctcttttctgtgtgtgtgtgtgtgtgtgtgtgtgtgtgtgtgtgtgtgtgtgtgtgtgtgtgtgtgtgtgtgtgtgtgtgtgtgtgtgtgtgtgtgtgtgtgtgtgtgtgtgtgtgtgtgcgtgcgtgtgtgtgtgtgtgtacggcaatatataaataaacagacaaaaaataaaaaaaagaccaaagaaaaACTAAATTCCACAACTAAATCTTGGCTCGCCACGCCCGCCGCTTCCGCCCACCGCCCACAGAGCATTTACGTTCAACTTCACACAGCTGTCGACACCTTGTCATACATCTTTAAAAAattctcccctcacccacctattctccccctccccctccccccaaatgcccatctcttttcctcccccaccccctcactaccatccccatcccctgcccttgcccccacccctggccctccctcattcctccccccttctccccccttcatgAAGTCTAAACGTATCGATTGTTTTGTCGATCTGCATGCAAGAGAaaaggagcgggagggagagggagaggaggaggaggaggaggaggaggaggaggaggaggaggaggaggaggaggaggaggaggaggaggaggaggaggaggaggaggaggaggaggaggaggaggaggaggaggaggaggaggaaaggaagagggaccaCTCATAACCATACGCGGATCCATACACTTGAAAGGGGGTGAGGAGACCGatataaatggaaataaacaaatagagagaaagcaagagagggggtcaaaggagaggggaagagtgacaAGGCGAGAACCTCCCAGATACCTAGTCCTCGAACAGCACACTATGGGCATTGGTCgcaaaataagggaaataaaagacaaggaaaagatgCAGTGcaagaagaggagacgaagagtaACGGAACCTAAAGAGTTGggaacaaattttaataaaatgaaaagatttaGAGAAATTCTCTTCGGTTcagtcctctcttccttccttcctcccctcccctctctttccctccctatttctctaTCGGccactccttccttcactctttctctgtctcccctcagAGGCGGAAGTAGAGCATGTACCTAAAGCGTaccctcccgaaaaaaaaaaaaaaaaaaaaaaaaaaaaaatccttcgagTACGGATAATAAGCGACCCGCCCATGTTTACCATTTCGCAGTCTTTGACAGCATTTGCCTTAACTAAACCATGCTGGCGGCTAAGGAAAATTAGAGGATTTATGATTCGAcgtttaggaggaggaggaggggggacaagaggaggaggggggacaggaggaggaggaggaggaggaggaggaggaggaggaggaggaggaggaggaggaggaggaggaggaggaggaggaggaggaggaggaggaggaggaggaggaggaggaggaggaggaggaggaggaggaggaggaggaggaggaggaggaggagaagaagaagtaggaggagctgtggaggtagaaagagaaaggaaggaggtggacgaGATATaactgcctctctcctcctccactcttcctgcttctattcccctttccattccaatttcctccctttatctctttatccttcctcttctgGCTCTCAGTCTGTTTCCTTCTACGTTTCCCCGGCTAGCTCAGCATAACCATAAACTTACCTGTTAATCTATTTATCCCGTATCTCTTTCTTCATTGCAAGAGAAgtaagcagaagaagaggaagaggaagagcatgatggcaataatgtgataacgataataccagcgatgaagatgaagatgaagatgaagatgaagatgatgataaagatgaagatgaagatgaagatgaagatgaagatgaagatgaagatgaagatgaagatgaagatgaagatgaagatgatgaagatgaagatgaagatgaagatgaagatgaagataaagataaagataacaatacagataaagacaaagatgaagatgatgataatgagagcaaCGATGACAACGACGACGACGCCCACAACCGCCCGCGCCCAGAACAGCACAAACGGGCCTTGGCGCTGATGACGACCCCGAGAGCGCTCCGGACGCGCCCAAGAACCCTCTCTAAGGCCGTAAGTGCTGCCACGTGGACAACTTGAGGGCGGAGTGTGGGTTACTTATTCATTCTTCGCACTACAATGTTCAAACACTTCGCACATTGAGGCCCTTGAGAGTGTcggcgcgtgtgcgtgtttttgtggtcGTCTCGGTGTCCGCGTTTGTGTGCGTTTCATGCGCGCCTGATTATGTAATGGGGTGCGTATCAgactggctgtgtgtgtgtgtgtgtgtgtgtgtgtgtgtgtgtgtgtgtgtgtgtgtgtgtgtgtgtgtgtgtgtgtgtgtgtgtgtgtgtgtgtgtgtatgtgtgtgtgtatgtgtgtgtgtgtgtgtgtgtgtgtgtgtgtgtgtgtgtgtgtgtgtgtgtgtgtgtgtgtgtgtgtgtgtgtgtgtgtgtgtgtgtgtgtgtgtgtgtgtctgatatgtatatgtatatgtatatgtatatgtatatgtatacgtgtacgtgtacatatcgtatgcgtgtacgtatatgcatatatgtaagtataattatataagtatcatTAAAGGTGTACGTATACGCAcacgtgcatgtatataaataagaacattaatatttatatgtatttgtatgtacatgtgaatgtgtatgtatatatccccc is a genomic window of Penaeus monodon isolate SGIC_2016 chromosome 10, NSTDA_Pmon_1, whole genome shotgun sequence containing:
- the LOC119577567 gene encoding uncharacterized protein LOC119577567 gives rise to the protein MLVKCRGARATSGGPRREGHVRRATPRGPRQEGHADRATSGGPRRQGHVRRAMPRGSRQEGHAERVKSGGLRQEGHAERVMSGGPRREGQVRRATSRGSCREGHVERVMSGRSRRERHVGWLMLGGPRQECLVERAMSGGPPLSLPEGCFAAAVVTNE